One window of the Pseudomonas lurida genome contains the following:
- a CDS encoding DUF3077 domain-containing protein, whose product MTSPAEHKTPGHTQFTKVNKEGRMLFRVNPGISIDEALEVASHLQFFANQFAFDAAMTDNCERLSWASYYLGEMAKALIDDVTDGLFLARPDQ is encoded by the coding sequence ATGACCTCGCCAGCCGAACATAAAACACCAGGCCATACCCAGTTCACCAAGGTGAATAAAGAAGGTCGGATGCTGTTTCGCGTCAACCCAGGCATATCAATCGATGAGGCTTTAGAGGTCGCATCACACCTGCAATTTTTCGCCAATCAATTCGCGTTCGACGCCGCCATGACCGATAACTGCGAGCGGTTAAGTTGGGCCTCCTATTACCTGGGCGAGATGGCAAAAGCACTCATCGATGACGTCACGGACGGGCTATTTCTTGCGAGGCCTGACCAATGA
- a CDS encoding sensor domain-containing diguanylate cyclase: MVHEKSSLIDAPIAEHPRPAAAATLLALMHAQGEVERLSEREQLLSSMLVSVNAVLWAIDWETRRVLYVSPAYERVFGRSSALLLADYREWRNSIHPEDLDYAEHSLARVLEQTAVEDREYRIITADGQIRWLSDKCYINQQVEPGEPLIVVGMAEDITEKKQMELELHRLATTDVLTQSSNRRHFFECANQAFDSACAQGAPLSFLLLDIDDFKDVNDTYGHLEGDQVLRRIAESGRGVLRRGDLFGRIGGEEFAAVLPGCAPEMALQVAERLGKEIQELSFSYEGQAFSVTISQGLASLTEADSTLDSLFARADAAMYEAKRLGKNRVIAG, from the coding sequence ATGGTTCACGAAAAGTCCTCCTTAATCGACGCCCCCATTGCTGAGCATCCCCGCCCAGCAGCGGCGGCGACCCTGCTGGCGTTGATGCATGCCCAGGGCGAAGTCGAGCGACTGAGCGAGCGTGAGCAGCTGCTGAGCTCAATGCTGGTCAGCGTGAACGCCGTGCTGTGGGCCATCGACTGGGAAACCCGCCGCGTGCTGTACGTAAGCCCGGCCTACGAGCGGGTGTTCGGCCGCTCCTCCGCCCTGCTGCTGGCGGACTACCGGGAGTGGCGCAACAGCATTCACCCCGAAGACCTCGACTATGCCGAGCACAGCCTGGCCCGCGTGCTGGAACAGACCGCCGTGGAAGATCGCGAATACCGCATCATCACCGCAGACGGGCAGATTCGCTGGTTGAGCGACAAGTGCTATATCAACCAGCAGGTCGAACCAGGCGAGCCGCTGATCGTGGTGGGCATGGCCGAAGACATCACCGAAAAGAAACAGATGGAACTGGAGCTGCACCGTCTCGCGACCACCGACGTGCTGACCCAGAGCAGCAACCGCCGGCACTTCTTCGAATGCGCCAACCAGGCGTTCGACAGCGCCTGCGCCCAAGGCGCGCCGCTGTCCTTCCTGTTGCTGGACATCGATGATTTCAAGGACGTCAACGACACCTACGGCCACCTGGAGGGCGATCAGGTGCTGCGACGCATCGCCGAGAGCGGCCGCGGGGTGTTACGCCGGGGTGACCTGTTCGGGCGTATTGGGGGCGAAGAATTCGCCGCGGTGCTGCCCGGCTGCGCGCCAGAGATGGCGTTGCAGGTGGCCGAGCGATTGGGCAAAGAGATCCAGGAGCTGAGTTTCAGCTACGAAGGCCAGGCCTTCAGCGTGACCATCAGCCAGGGCCTGGCCAGCCTCACCGAGGCAGACTCAACCCTGGACAGCCTGTTCGCCCGCGCCGATGCGGCCATGTACGAGGCCAAGCGCCTGGGCAAGAACCGCGTCATCGCGGGCTGA
- a CDS encoding tyrosine-type recombinase/integrase, translated as MKRSEIKRRPLSDTVLAGLEPDTKEYREQDGNGLYFRVKPDGQKSWQLRYKTPAGKWSWLGLGGYPEVSGSLARQKAASLRSDAADGKNPIATRQARRAAELAASNNTFESLAREWYASRLTSWDPGTAKRILGALELHVFPIFGNRPYTSILSMEWMVLLRGMEQKGILEQLSRVRAYCKEIYDLARVTGRAINNPLEGVHKFLSTGKVENFAHVSIEELPALLRAIRSYPHAKDVQLGLRLLALIAVRPSELREARWKEFDLDKKLWTIPVERKGRKKGLEHLVPLSRQSIEALKELHVLTGAYPLLFPGRSDRTKPRSDTVFLMALRRLGYQGRQTGHGFRHIASTALNEHGFDTDHIEAQLSHKTPGVRGVYNKAQYLIQRTKMMQWYADYLDRLEKGNVIEGNFGRVE; from the coding sequence ATGAAGCGCTCTGAAATCAAGCGTCGTCCATTGTCAGACACGGTTTTAGCGGGGCTGGAGCCTGACACCAAGGAATACCGGGAGCAGGACGGCAACGGTCTGTATTTCCGCGTGAAACCCGACGGTCAAAAGTCCTGGCAACTGCGCTATAAAACGCCAGCCGGCAAATGGAGCTGGCTAGGCTTGGGGGGCTATCCCGAGGTAAGTGGTTCACTAGCACGTCAGAAGGCTGCTTCGCTTCGCAGTGATGCCGCCGACGGCAAAAACCCCATCGCGACGAGACAGGCTCGCCGGGCTGCTGAGCTAGCGGCCAGTAACAATACGTTCGAGTCACTTGCACGCGAGTGGTACGCCTCTCGACTCACCTCCTGGGATCCCGGCACCGCTAAACGGATTTTGGGAGCGTTAGAGCTCCATGTATTCCCCATCTTCGGCAATCGCCCATACACAAGCATTCTGTCGATGGAGTGGATGGTGCTGCTACGCGGGATGGAACAAAAAGGCATCCTTGAGCAGTTGAGTCGGGTCAGAGCCTACTGCAAGGAGATTTATGACCTGGCGCGTGTAACAGGTCGCGCAATAAACAACCCCCTTGAAGGGGTGCATAAATTTTTATCTACAGGCAAGGTCGAGAATTTCGCCCACGTCAGCATTGAAGAGTTGCCCGCTCTCCTCCGCGCCATTCGCTCATACCCTCACGCCAAAGATGTACAGTTGGGTCTACGCCTCCTTGCCCTAATAGCCGTACGTCCCAGTGAGTTGCGAGAAGCCAGATGGAAGGAGTTCGACTTAGATAAAAAACTTTGGACGATCCCAGTGGAACGCAAAGGCCGTAAAAAAGGCCTCGAGCATTTAGTACCACTCAGCCGTCAGTCCATTGAAGCCCTCAAAGAGCTGCACGTCCTGACCGGCGCTTACCCATTACTCTTTCCTGGCAGAAGCGACCGCACCAAACCTCGAAGCGACACGGTATTTCTAATGGCTCTACGCCGACTCGGCTATCAGGGTCGACAGACAGGCCACGGATTCCGGCATATCGCTAGCACCGCTCTGAATGAACATGGGTTTGATACTGACCATATTGAAGCCCAGCTCAGTCATAAAACGCCAGGTGTGCGCGGGGTCTACAACAAAGCCCAGTATTTAATTCAGCGAACAAAAATGATGCAGTGGTATGCCGATTACCTTGATCGACTGGAGAAAGGTAACGTGATCGAAGGGAATTTCGGCAGGGTCGAATAA
- a CDS encoding HDOD domain-containing protein, producing MTAVDLPAVPRVLIAEADPWSRDLLKHVLLNVRCDARLDVCADGQHAATLLREKTYDLILADWELPGIDGLSLLRSVRQKRRSPALPFILLSSRNDSASVHEALPLAPTAYLSKPLNMEGLTQRLQDLLLNEGENVYCEIPPLAPGMTLPVFLERRREASDGAPLRVDVKAAVQHSLGPDGLDLKHLEDQVRMDPQITAVLIAAANSAGHHGTPVQTLPAALHKLVPGQSMNLILGLALKHNVVLGDPALVAYAERHWQLSLDTADYAQRLARMLELDDERCYSAGILHRLGDLALLRCLEDWRQGGGALDDETIGESLYTFGAAYGSALRARWRLPLELRQLIAATYSLEGGVYGLDALVMNLAAQMARLTEHEGLEALAAGKTARLLKVGLSELTRVRKA from the coding sequence ATGACTGCTGTTGATTTACCTGCTGTACCCCGCGTGTTGATTGCCGAGGCGGACCCTTGGTCGCGGGACCTGCTCAAGCACGTGTTGTTGAATGTGCGCTGCGATGCGCGGCTGGATGTGTGTGCCGACGGGCAGCACGCCGCCACGTTGCTGCGGGAAAAGACCTATGACCTGATCCTGGCGGATTGGGAACTGCCGGGCATCGACGGCCTGAGCCTGCTGCGCAGCGTGCGCCAGAAGCGTCGCTCGCCCGCGCTGCCCTTCATTCTGCTCAGCAGCCGCAATGACAGCGCCAGCGTGCACGAAGCCTTGCCCCTGGCACCCACGGCCTACCTGAGCAAACCCCTGAACATGGAAGGCCTGACACAGCGTCTGCAAGACCTGTTGCTCAACGAAGGCGAAAACGTCTACTGCGAGATCCCACCCCTGGCGCCCGGCATGACCTTGCCGGTGTTCCTGGAGCGCCGCCGCGAAGCCTCGGATGGCGCGCCATTGCGCGTGGATGTGAAAGCCGCCGTGCAACACAGCCTTGGGCCTGATGGCCTGGACCTCAAGCATCTGGAAGACCAGGTGCGCATGGACCCCCAAATCACTGCCGTGTTGATCGCCGCCGCCAACAGCGCCGGCCATCACGGCACTCCGGTGCAAACCCTGCCCGCCGCCCTGCATAAGCTGGTGCCGGGGCAAAGCATGAACCTGATCCTGGGCTTGGCACTCAAGCACAACGTCGTACTCGGTGACCCGGCGCTGGTGGCCTACGCCGAGCGCCACTGGCAATTGTCCCTGGACACGGCCGACTACGCCCAACGCCTGGCGCGCATGCTGGAACTGGACGATGAGCGCTGCTACAGCGCCGGTATCCTCCATCGGTTGGGCGACCTGGCGCTGCTGCGTTGCCTGGAAGACTGGCGCCAGGGCGGTGGTGCGTTGGATGACGAAACGATTGGTGAGTCGCTGTACACCTTTGGCGCCGCCTATGGCTCGGCGCTGCGGGCGCGTTGGCGTTTGCCGTTGGAACTGCGGCAGTTGATTGCGGCGACCTATTCCCTGGAGGGTGGGGTGTATGGCCTCGATGCGCTGGTGATGAACCTCGCGGCGCAGATGGCGCGCTTGACCGAGCACGAAGGGCTGGAAGCGCTGGCGGCGGGCAAGACGGCGCGATTGCTCAAGGTCGGCTTGTCGGAACTCACACGGGTGCGCAAGGCCTAG
- the desA gene encoding delta-9 fatty acid desaturase DesA — MWYNGFLDLSAWQLVAVTLLMTHVTIVAVTVYLHRYSAHRSLELNAGLKHFFRFWLWLTTAQNTREWTAIHRKHHAKCETVDDPHSPVIKGLSTVLRKGAELYRAEAENPETLRIYGKNCPDDWIERKLYTPYPLLGVAIMGVIDLMLFGTIGITIWAIQMMWIPFWAAGVINGLGHAVGYRNFECRDAATNLVPWGIIVGGEELHNNHHTYPNSAKLSVKKWEFDLGWAWIKVFSFLRLAKVQRVAPIAHRVEGKGHLDMDTAMAILNNRFQIMAQYRKLVIGPLVKQELEKVDHSVRHQFHRAKRLLSRETSLLDDRHHVRIQSMLEHSHALKVIYEKRLALQQIWLKTSSNGHDMLAAIKEWVHEAEASGIQSLRDFAHQLKTYSLRPAAV, encoded by the coding sequence ATGTGGTACAACGGTTTTCTTGACTTGTCAGCCTGGCAACTGGTGGCAGTCACTCTGTTGATGACCCACGTGACCATTGTTGCGGTCACGGTCTATCTGCACCGCTATTCAGCCCATCGCTCCCTGGAGCTCAATGCCGGCCTGAAACACTTCTTCCGCTTCTGGCTGTGGCTGACCACGGCGCAGAACACCCGCGAGTGGACCGCTATCCACCGCAAGCATCACGCCAAGTGCGAAACCGTCGACGACCCGCACAGCCCGGTCATCAAGGGCCTGTCCACTGTCCTGCGCAAAGGCGCCGAGCTGTACCGCGCCGAGGCCGAAAACCCCGAGACCCTGCGCATCTACGGCAAGAACTGCCCGGACGACTGGATCGAGCGCAAGCTCTACACCCCCTACCCGCTGTTGGGCGTGGCGATCATGGGCGTGATCGACCTGATGCTGTTCGGCACCATCGGCATCACCATCTGGGCGATCCAGATGATGTGGATTCCGTTCTGGGCGGCCGGCGTAATCAACGGCCTGGGGCATGCCGTGGGCTATCGCAACTTCGAATGCCGTGACGCAGCGACCAACCTCGTGCCGTGGGGCATCATCGTCGGCGGCGAAGAGCTGCATAACAACCACCACACCTACCCCAACTCCGCCAAACTGTCGGTGAAGAAGTGGGAGTTCGACCTGGGCTGGGCATGGATCAAGGTGTTCAGTTTCCTGCGCCTGGCCAAGGTCCAGCGCGTCGCGCCGATCGCCCACCGCGTGGAAGGCAAGGGCCACCTGGACATGGACACTGCCATGGCGATCCTCAACAACCGCTTCCAGATCATGGCCCAGTACCGCAAGTTGGTAATCGGCCCGCTGGTCAAGCAGGAGCTGGAAAAGGTCGATCACTCGGTTCGCCACCAATTCCACCGTGCCAAGCGCCTGTTGTCGCGGGAAACCAGCTTGCTGGATGACCGCCACCACGTGCGTATCCAGAGCATGCTGGAACACAGCCACGCCCTTAAAGTGATCTATGAAAAGCGCCTGGCGCTGCAGCAGATCTGGCTCAAGACCAGCTCCAACGGGCACGACATGTTGGCGGCCATCAAGGAATGGGTGCACGAAGCCGAGGCCAGCGGCATCCAATCCCTGAGGGATTTTGCTCACCAACTGAAGACCTATTCGCTGCGTCCTGCAGCCGTCTGA
- the gabT gene encoding 4-aminobutyrate--2-oxoglutarate transaminase, giving the protein MSKTNASLMKRREAAVPRGVGQIHPIFAESAKNATVTDVEGREFIDFAGGIAVLNTGHVHPKIIAAVTEQLNKLTHTCFQVLAYEPYVELCEKVNAKVPGDFAKKTLLVTTGSEAVENAVKIARAATGRAGVIAFTGAYHGRTMMTLGLTGKVVPYSAGMGLMPGGVFRALYPNELHGVSVDDSIASIERIFKNDAEPRDIAAIIIEPVQGEGGFYVAPKAFMKRLRELCDKHGILLIADEVQTGAGRTGTFFAMEQMGVAADLTTFAKSIAGGFPLAGVCGKAEYMDAIAPGGLGGTYAGSPIACAAALAVMEVFEEEHLLDRCKAVGERLVTGLKAIQAKYPVIGEVRALGAMIAVELFEDGDSHKPNAAAVASVVAKARDKGLILLSCGTYGNVLRVLVPLTSPDEQLDKGLAIIEECFSEL; this is encoded by the coding sequence ATGAGCAAGACCAACGCATCCCTGATGAAACGCCGCGAAGCCGCTGTACCGCGCGGTGTTGGCCAGATTCACCCGATCTTCGCCGAATCCGCGAAGAACGCCACCGTGACCGACGTTGAAGGTCGCGAGTTCATCGACTTCGCCGGCGGTATTGCCGTGCTGAACACCGGCCACGTGCACCCGAAAATCATCGCCGCCGTCACCGAGCAGTTGAACAAGCTGACCCACACTTGCTTCCAGGTCCTGGCCTACGAGCCCTACGTGGAACTGTGCGAGAAAGTGAACGCCAAGGTTCCAGGTGATTTCGCCAAGAAAACCCTGCTGGTCACCACCGGTTCCGAAGCCGTTGAGAACGCCGTGAAAATCGCCCGTGCCGCCACTGGCCGTGCCGGCGTCATCGCGTTTACCGGTGCCTACCACGGCCGCACCATGATGACCCTGGGCCTCACCGGTAAAGTCGTGCCTTACTCGGCCGGCATGGGCCTGATGCCAGGCGGCGTGTTCCGTGCGCTGTACCCGAACGAACTGCACGGTGTGAGCGTTGACGACTCCATCGCCAGCATCGAACGCATCTTCAAGAACGATGCCGAGCCCCGTGATATCGCGGCGATCATCATCGAGCCAGTCCAGGGCGAAGGCGGTTTCTACGTCGCGCCTAAAGCTTTCATGAAGCGCCTGCGCGAGCTGTGCGACAAGCACGGCATCCTGCTGATCGCCGACGAAGTGCAAACCGGTGCCGGCCGTACCGGTACCTTCTTTGCCATGGAACAGATGGGCGTTGCCGCCGACCTGACCACCTTCGCCAAATCCATCGCTGGTGGCTTCCCCCTGGCCGGTGTGTGTGGCAAGGCGGAATACATGGACGCCATCGCTCCAGGCGGCTTGGGCGGCACCTACGCCGGTAGCCCGATCGCTTGCGCGGCCGCGCTGGCGGTCATGGAGGTGTTCGAAGAAGAGCACCTGCTGGACCGCTGCAAAGCCGTCGGCGAGCGTCTGGTGACCGGTCTGAAAGCCATCCAGGCCAAGTACCCGGTGATCGGCGAAGTGCGTGCCTTGGGCGCGATGATTGCGGTCGAGCTGTTCGAAGATGGCGACAGCCACAAGCCGAACGCCGCTGCCGTTGCCTCCGTGGTCGCCAAGGCGCGCGACAAGGGCCTGATCCTGCTGTCCTGCGGCACCTACGGCAACGTCTTGCGCGTACTGGTCCCGCTGACCTCGCCGGACGAGCAGTTGGACAAAGGCCTGGCGATCATCGAAGAGTGCTTCTCCGAGCTGTAA
- a CDS encoding helix-turn-helix transcriptional regulator, with the protein MTDRNPLPFQLDPATTLIRIGEVSAIVGLARSTIYKLMCQPESGFPLPVKLSESTARGAPVAWVLSEVQSWVRARIALRAKEAA; encoded by the coding sequence ATGACTGACCGGAACCCTCTCCCCTTTCAACTTGATCCAGCCACTACGCTGATCCGTATAGGTGAAGTCTCAGCCATCGTCGGTCTTGCCAGATCCACGATTTATAAGCTGATGTGCCAGCCCGAAAGCGGTTTTCCTCTCCCCGTAAAACTCAGCGAAAGCACCGCCCGTGGAGCGCCGGTAGCCTGGGTTTTGAGTGAGGTTCAAAGCTGGGTCCGAGCACGCATCGCGCTGCGCGCCAAGGAGGCCGCATGA
- the gabD gene encoding NADP-dependent succinate-semialdehyde dehydrogenase, protein MQLKDTQLFRQQAFIDGAWVDADNGQTIKVNNPATGEILGTVPKMGAAETRRAIEAADKALPAWRALTAKERANKLRRWFELLIENQEDLGRLMTLEQGKPLAEAKGEIVYAASFIEWFAEEAKRIYGDVIPGHQPDKRLIVIKQPIGVTAAITPWNFPAAMITRKAGPALAAGCTMVIKPASQTPFSALALVELAHRAGIPKGVLSVVTGSAGDIGGELTSNPIVRKLSFTGSTEIGRQLMAECAKDIKKVSLELGGNAPFIVFDDADLDKAVEGAIISKYRNNGQTCVCANRLYIQDSVYDAFAEKLKVAVAKLKIGNGLEEGTTTGPLIDEKAVAKVQEHIADALSKGAKLLAGGKVMEGNFFEPTILVDVPKDAAVAKEETFGPLAPLFRFKDEAEVIAMSNDTEFGLASYFYARDLGRVFRVAEALEYGMVGVNTGLISNEVAPFGGIKASGLGREGSKYGIEDYLEIKYLCLGI, encoded by the coding sequence ATGCAGCTCAAAGATACCCAGTTGTTCCGCCAGCAAGCCTTTATCGATGGCGCTTGGGTCGATGCGGACAACGGTCAGACCATCAAGGTCAACAACCCTGCCACGGGTGAGATTCTGGGCACTGTGCCGAAGATGGGCGCTGCCGAAACCCGCCGCGCCATCGAAGCGGCCGACAAGGCCCTGCCGGCCTGGCGTGCGCTGACGGCCAAGGAGCGCGCCAACAAGCTGCGCCGTTGGTTCGAGCTGCTGATCGAAAACCAGGAAGACCTCGGTCGCCTGATGACCCTCGAGCAAGGCAAGCCGCTGGCCGAAGCCAAGGGCGAGATCGTGTATGCCGCGTCCTTTATCGAGTGGTTCGCCGAAGAAGCCAAGCGCATCTACGGCGACGTGATCCCTGGCCACCAGCCCGACAAGCGCCTGATCGTGATCAAGCAGCCGATCGGTGTGACCGCCGCGATTACCCCGTGGAACTTCCCGGCCGCGATGATCACCCGTAAAGCCGGCCCGGCCCTGGCCGCTGGTTGCACCATGGTGATCAAGCCGGCTTCGCAAACCCCGTTCTCGGCCCTGGCGCTGGTTGAGCTGGCGCACCGCGCCGGCATCCCCAAAGGCGTGCTGAGCGTGGTGACCGGCAGCGCTGGCGATATCGGCGGCGAGCTGACCAGCAACCCGATCGTGCGCAAGTTGTCCTTCACCGGCTCTACCGAAATCGGTCGCCAACTGATGGCCGAGTGCGCCAAGGACATCAAGAAAGTCTCGCTGGAACTGGGCGGTAACGCGCCGTTCATCGTGTTCGACGACGCGGACCTGGATAAGGCCGTCGAAGGCGCGATCATCTCCAAGTACCGCAACAACGGCCAGACCTGCGTCTGCGCCAACCGCCTGTACATCCAGGATTCGGTGTACGACGCGTTCGCGGAAAAACTCAAAGTGGCGGTGGCCAAGCTCAAGATCGGCAACGGCCTGGAAGAAGGCACCACTACGGGCCCGTTGATCGACGAAAAAGCCGTGGCCAAGGTCCAGGAGCACATTGCTGATGCGTTGAGCAAAGGCGCCAAGCTGTTGGCCGGAGGCAAGGTGATGGAAGGCAACTTCTTCGAACCAACCATCCTGGTCGACGTGCCGAAGGACGCCGCCGTGGCGAAGGAAGAAACCTTCGGCCCATTGGCACCGCTGTTCCGCTTCAAAGATGAAGCCGAAGTGATCGCGATGTCCAACGACACCGAGTTCGGCCTGGCGTCCTACTTCTATGCCCGTGACCTGGGCCGTGTGTTCCGCGTGGCGGAAGCCCTCGAATACGGTATGGTCGGCGTCAACACCGGGTTGATCTCCAACGAAGTGGCGCCGTTCGGCGGCATCAAGGCCTCGGGCCTGGGCCGTGAAGGCTCCAAGTACGGGATCGAGGATTACCTGGAAATCAAATACCTCTGCCTGGGCATCTAA
- a CDS encoding MerR family transcriptional regulator — protein sequence MYANAAPSESLNTAAPTQARTNVTHGSHDFLTGGQVAYALRICPETLAEWRRKGRPLNWTNVDGRPKYRRSEVLRWLYRCSKNIGDLEPLASVPHGFLSEGQVGYSLRIGYGTLADWRRRGKPLTSTGIAGQYRYRLVEVVQWIFQSRNEILSLDATSFGPEGDDHD from the coding sequence ATGTACGCAAACGCCGCTCCATCAGAATCGCTAAACACCGCTGCTCCCACCCAGGCGCGGACAAACGTCACCCACGGCTCGCATGACTTTTTGACTGGCGGGCAAGTCGCTTACGCACTGCGCATCTGCCCCGAAACCCTTGCGGAATGGCGCCGCAAGGGTAGACCTCTCAACTGGACGAACGTCGACGGCAGGCCCAAATACCGAAGGTCCGAGGTATTGCGCTGGTTGTACCGTTGCAGCAAAAACATCGGAGATTTAGAACCGCTCGCGAGTGTCCCGCATGGTTTTTTGTCTGAGGGACAGGTCGGTTATTCGCTGCGCATAGGCTACGGAACTCTTGCGGATTGGCGCCGCCGGGGTAAGCCGCTCACATCGACAGGGATCGCAGGACAATACCGTTATCGCCTTGTCGAGGTCGTCCAGTGGATATTCCAATCCAGGAATGAAATTCTGTCTTTGGATGCGACCTCATTTGGGCCAGAGGGGGACGATCATGACTGA